In one window of Azoarcus olearius DNA:
- a CDS encoding Ni/Fe hydrogenase subunit alpha: MSEHLQPTVQQDGLRRVAIDPVSRVEGHGKVTLLLDADGEVCEARLHIVEFRGFEVFVQGRPYWEVPVIVQRLCGICPVSHHLAACKALDHVVGAAPVPASADRLRRLMHYGQILQSHALHFFHLASPDLLFGFDAEPARRNILAVAAAYPEIARQGVMLRKFGQEVIRATAGKRIHGTGAVPGGMNRHLAPADHALLLAGIDEVLTWCRGAVELVRRLHDADAAFYDSFGTVASGFMSLVGEGGGLEFYDGTLRFRDADGQIVRDGVADRDYHRVLREAVKPWSYMKFPYLAERGPEQGWYKVGPLARVQNCDFIPTPLAESERRAFLDYGGGRPLHAPLAYHWARMIEMLHAAELIRDLLEDPALLAGPLTAAGPRASEGVGVIEAPRGTLIHHYRVGEDDLVTMCNLIVSTTHNNEAMNAAVRAVARQTVSKQTLTEAALNSIEVAIRAFDPCLSCATHALGRMPLELALVGADGALIERVLRD, from the coding sequence ATGAGCGAACACCTTCAACCGACAGTGCAGCAGGACGGCCTGCGCCGGGTCGCGATCGACCCGGTGTCGCGCGTGGAAGGCCATGGCAAGGTCACGCTGCTGCTCGATGCAGACGGCGAGGTGTGCGAGGCGCGCCTGCACATCGTCGAGTTCCGTGGCTTCGAGGTCTTCGTGCAGGGGCGGCCGTACTGGGAAGTGCCGGTCATCGTGCAGCGCCTGTGCGGCATCTGCCCGGTCAGCCATCACCTTGCCGCGTGCAAGGCGCTCGACCACGTGGTGGGTGCCGCCCCGGTGCCGGCCAGCGCCGACCGCCTGCGCCGGCTGATGCACTACGGGCAGATCCTGCAGTCGCACGCGCTCCACTTCTTCCATCTGGCTTCGCCCGACCTGCTGTTCGGCTTCGACGCCGAACCCGCGCGGCGCAACATCCTCGCGGTCGCCGCCGCTTACCCGGAGATCGCGCGGCAAGGCGTAATGCTGCGCAAGTTCGGGCAGGAGGTCATCCGCGCCACGGCCGGCAAGCGCATCCACGGCACCGGCGCGGTGCCGGGCGGCATGAACCGCCATCTCGCGCCGGCCGACCATGCGCTGCTGTTGGCGGGCATCGACGAGGTGCTGACGTGGTGCCGCGGCGCAGTGGAACTGGTGCGCCGGCTGCACGACGCCGACGCCGCGTTCTACGACAGCTTCGGCACCGTGGCGTCGGGCTTCATGAGCCTGGTGGGGGAGGGCGGCGGGCTCGAGTTCTACGACGGCACGCTGCGCTTCCGTGATGCCGACGGGCAGATCGTCCGCGACGGCGTGGCCGATCGCGACTATCACCGCGTGCTGCGCGAGGCGGTGAAGCCCTGGAGCTACATGAAGTTTCCCTACCTCGCGGAGCGCGGGCCGGAGCAGGGCTGGTACAAGGTCGGGCCGCTGGCGCGGGTGCAGAACTGCGATTTCATTCCCACCCCGCTGGCCGAGTCCGAACGTCGCGCGTTCCTCGATTACGGTGGCGGGCGCCCGCTGCATGCGCCGCTCGCCTACCACTGGGCACGCATGATCGAAATGCTGCACGCCGCCGAGCTGATCCGCGACCTGCTGGAGGACCCCGCGCTGTTGGCGGGGCCGCTGACCGCCGCGGGGCCGCGGGCAAGCGAGGGCGTCGGCGTCATCGAGGCACCGCGCGGTACGCTGATCCACCACTACCGCGTGGGCGAGGACGACCTGGTGACGATGTGCAACCTGATCGTGTCGACGACCCACAACAACGAGGCGATGAACGCCGCGGTGCGGGCGGTGGCGCGCCAGACGGTGTCGAAGCAGACCTTGACCGAGGCGGCGCTGAACAGCATCGAGGTGGCAATCCGCGCCTTCGACCCCTGTCTGTCCTGCGCGACCCACGCGCTGGGCAGGATGCCGCTGGAGCTTGCGCTGGTGGGAGCCGACGGCGCACTGATCGAGCGGGTGCTGCGGGATTGA
- a CDS encoding hydrogenase maturation protease — protein sequence MQLVVIAVGNDARGDDALGPLLLDRVVKAGFPGVRAQLEFQLQVEHALDISGAGLVLFIDAAHGLHTPYELSELEPARATPAFSHALAPAAVLAVLEQLEGHAPPAFLLRVRGEQFGLGDSLSPLAEAALPLTWELLATLLSAPSLAAWRRLLRVQLPQPS from the coding sequence ATGCAGCTTGTCGTGATCGCGGTGGGCAACGACGCGCGTGGCGACGACGCGCTCGGCCCGCTGCTGCTCGACCGCGTCGTGAAGGCGGGCTTCCCCGGCGTGCGGGCGCAGCTCGAATTCCAGCTCCAGGTGGAGCACGCGCTCGACATCTCCGGGGCCGGGCTCGTGCTGTTCATCGATGCGGCCCATGGTCTGCATACGCCTTACGAGTTAAGCGAACTCGAGCCCGCGCGGGCCACGCCGGCGTTCAGCCATGCGCTTGCGCCGGCCGCGGTGCTGGCCGTGCTGGAACAGCTGGAGGGGCATGCGCCGCCGGCTTTCCTGCTGCGCGTGCGGGGCGAGCAGTTCGGCCTGGGCGACAGTCTTTCGCCCCTGGCCGAAGCGGCCCTGCCGTTGACGTGGGAACTGCTGGCGACCTTGCTGTCGGCGCCCTCGCTGGCGGCGTGGCGGCGCCTGCTACGGGTGCAACTGCCGCAGCCCTCCTAG
- a CDS encoding HDOD domain-containing protein: protein MHSALELVSHVEALTSLPSVYHRIREQLDSPDGSVIEVARLVSADPALTARLLRLVNSALYGYGGQVDTVGRAVQILGLQQVHDLVLAMSISSVFAGIRPEHMDMSRFWRGSVMCGLAARNIGRGCGQPTADRLFVIGLLADLGHLVMYQTVPTLALEAERRADAGHEPLHEAERRIVGCDYAELGATLMAHWRLPPCFAEVIGAQILPRLGGEYAFDAAIVHVASNIVLADRKGEPSDAAAARIDPTVWAQLEMSPDSLSRVREDAELNLAAYVAAFFPNLRIA, encoded by the coding sequence ATGCATTCCGCCCTGGAACTGGTCAGCCACGTCGAGGCGCTCACCTCCCTGCCCTCGGTGTACCACCGCATCCGCGAGCAGCTCGATTCGCCGGACGGCTCGGTGATCGAGGTCGCCCGTCTGGTGTCGGCGGACCCCGCGCTCACCGCGCGCCTGCTGCGCTTGGTCAACAGCGCGCTGTACGGCTACGGCGGCCAGGTAGACACCGTCGGCCGCGCCGTGCAGATCCTCGGCCTGCAGCAGGTGCACGACCTGGTGCTGGCGATGTCGATCAGTTCGGTGTTCGCCGGTATCCGGCCGGAGCATATGGACATGTCGCGGTTCTGGCGCGGCAGCGTGATGTGCGGCCTGGCCGCGCGCAACATCGGCCGCGGTTGCGGGCAGCCCACCGCGGACCGCTTGTTCGTGATCGGCCTGCTCGCCGACCTGGGACACCTGGTGATGTATCAGACGGTGCCCACGCTCGCGCTTGAAGCCGAACGCCGCGCCGACGCCGGGCACGAGCCGCTGCACGAGGCCGAGCGCCGTATCGTCGGCTGCGACTATGCGGAACTCGGCGCCACGCTGATGGCGCACTGGCGGCTTCCGCCCTGCTTTGCAGAGGTGATCGGGGCCCAGATCCTGCCGCGGCTGGGTGGCGAATACGCCTTCGACGCCGCCATCGTGCACGTCGCCAGCAACATCGTGCTGGCCGACCGCAAGGGCGAACCCAGCGACGCCGCCGCAGCGCGGATCGACCCCACGGTGTGGGCGCAGCTGGAGATGTCGCCCGACAGCCTGAGCCGGGTCCGCGAGGACGCCGAACTCAACCTCGCCGCCTACGTCGCCGCCTTCTTCCCCAACCTGCGGATCGCCTGA
- a CDS encoding cation diffusion facilitator family transporter, which produces MSAKHAPHHHGTAYTRAAGPARCGHDHDHDHGHGHGHEHHAAPGHDDGPAPAASHGHEHAHGHHHHHTASRWLPLALALTLGFAAVEALAGLWSGSLALLGDAGHMVTDAMALGLAALAARIALRPASTRHSFGLPRVEALAALANSLFMLALVAALLWQAAARLAAPRDISGETVTLVALAGLALNLAVAWLLTRGEGDLNTRGALLHVLGDLLGSVAALASGLVIQFTGWVTIDPLLTMLICGLILASTLSLLKQVVHTLLEGVPDHLSLPEVGQAMAQVEGVRSVHDLHIWSLDSRQAALSAHVVLGDSSTWPAVLARQQRLLSERFGIGHVTLQPELPATVPLVFSPRNSTPPSDRP; this is translated from the coding sequence ATGTCCGCCAAGCACGCCCCTCACCACCACGGCACCGCTTACACGCGCGCTGCTGGCCCCGCCCGTTGCGGCCATGACCACGACCACGACCACGGCCACGGCCACGGCCACGAACATCACGCTGCCCCCGGGCACGACGATGGGCCCGCGCCGGCGGCGTCGCATGGACACGAGCACGCGCACGGCCACCATCACCACCACACCGCCAGCCGCTGGCTGCCGCTCGCTCTCGCGCTGACCCTCGGCTTTGCCGCCGTGGAGGCGCTTGCGGGCCTGTGGTCGGGCTCGCTCGCGCTGCTCGGCGATGCCGGCCACATGGTGACCGACGCAATGGCGCTCGGCCTGGCCGCGCTCGCAGCCCGGATTGCGCTGCGCCCGGCCAGCACCCGCCATTCCTTCGGCCTGCCCCGGGTCGAGGCGCTCGCTGCGCTCGCCAACAGCCTCTTCATGCTTGCGCTGGTCGCCGCACTGCTGTGGCAGGCGGCCGCCCGGCTGGCTGCGCCGCGCGACATTTCCGGTGAAACGGTCACGCTGGTCGCCCTCGCCGGGCTGGCGCTCAATCTCGCGGTGGCATGGCTGCTGACGCGGGGCGAAGGCGACCTCAACACCCGCGGTGCCCTGCTGCATGTACTGGGCGACCTGCTCGGCTCGGTCGCCGCGCTCGCCTCGGGGCTCGTCATCCAGTTCACCGGCTGGGTCACCATCGACCCGCTGCTGACGATGCTGATCTGCGGGCTCATCCTGGCCTCCACGCTGTCGCTGCTCAAGCAGGTGGTGCATACACTGCTCGAAGGCGTGCCGGATCACCTTTCCCTGCCCGAGGTCGGCCAGGCAATGGCCCAGGTCGAGGGCGTGCGCTCGGTGCACGATCTGCACATCTGGAGCCTGGATTCGCGCCAGGCCGCGCTGTCCGCGCACGTGGTGCTGGGCGACAGCAGCACCTGGCCCGCGGTGCTCGCGCGCCAGCAGCGCCTGTTGTCGGAACGCTTCGGCATCGGCCACGTGACGCTGCAACCGGAGTTGCCGGCAACGGTACCGCTGGTTTTCTCGCCGCGTAATTCCACGCCACCGTCCGATCGACCATAA
- a CDS encoding endonuclease/exonuclease/phosphatase family protein: MRIVSWNIQWGRGADGVVRLARTIEALRALGELDVICLQEVAEHFPGLPGGEVGDEPRQLAEAFPGYEAVFGAAVDVPGAGGGRARFGNLLLSRLPLGAVFRHLLPAPPDPGRPSMQRVCVEAVVQAPFGDLRVMTTHLEYYSPRQRAAQVQALRTLQHDVAAAALLPPAGKEGNPAFAARARPAAAVLCGDFNCEPGSVEHAALCADAAVAGAAFRDCRTVLHGAAPHPPSVGLHGAEWPDRPYCCDFMFASEGLVPRVRSLQIVTETAASDHQPVLLELSA; encoded by the coding sequence ATGCGGATCGTCAGCTGGAACATACAGTGGGGACGGGGGGCCGACGGCGTTGTCCGCCTCGCGCGCACGATCGAGGCCTTGCGTGCGCTCGGCGAACTGGACGTGATCTGCCTGCAGGAGGTGGCGGAGCATTTTCCCGGGCTGCCGGGCGGCGAGGTCGGGGACGAGCCGCGACAACTGGCGGAAGCCTTCCCCGGTTACGAGGCGGTGTTTGGCGCGGCAGTGGACGTTCCCGGCGCCGGGGGCGGGCGGGCACGCTTTGGCAACCTGCTGCTCTCGCGCCTGCCGCTGGGCGCGGTATTCCGCCATCTGCTGCCCGCGCCGCCGGACCCGGGGCGGCCGAGCATGCAGCGGGTCTGTGTTGAGGCTGTCGTGCAGGCGCCGTTCGGCGATCTGCGGGTGATGACTACGCACCTGGAGTACTACTCGCCGCGCCAGCGGGCGGCGCAGGTCCAGGCGCTGCGAACCCTGCAGCACGATGTTGCCGCAGCCGCGCTGTTGCCCCCGGCGGGCAAGGAGGGCAATCCTGCGTTTGCGGCCCGGGCGCGGCCGGCCGCGGCTGTGCTGTGCGGCGATTTCAACTGCGAGCCGGGCTCGGTCGAACACGCGGCGCTGTGTGCCGATGCCGCGGTGGCGGGTGCGGCCTTTCGTGATTGCCGGACCGTGCTGCATGGCGCGGCGCCGCATCCGCCCTCGGTCGGTCTGCACGGTGCCGAGTGGCCCGACCGGCCCTACTGCTGCGATTTCATGTTCGCCAGCGAAGGGTTGGTCCCACGCGTGCGATCGCTGCAGATCGTGACGGAGACCGCGGCGTCCGACCACCAGCCGGTGCTGCTCGAACTCTCCGCCTGA
- a CDS encoding DUF2189 domain-containing protein: MSQPNDAPLAKDDEGLPFPDVRDVPATSPLRWLARGFSDLRACPIPSLFYGFCFAGMGLLITFVFEHAYEYTSALTSGFLLLGPFLAMGLYEISRRHERAEGCALGPTLTVWRRNAGNIGLFAVVLGIVFLIWARASLVVFALFYTNEMPNLSGFLEQVLKMENLEFLAVYFGVGLLFAGIVFAVSVVSIPLMLDRNQDAITAMLASVAALARNPAAMLVWALVIVCVTVLGFLTFHVGLVVLMPLIGHATWHAYRDLVGPLPSQG, encoded by the coding sequence ATGTCGCAGCCGAACGATGCTCCGCTTGCCAAGGACGACGAGGGACTGCCCTTTCCGGATGTCCGCGACGTTCCCGCCACTTCGCCGCTGCGCTGGCTCGCGCGCGGCTTCTCCGACCTCCGGGCGTGCCCGATCCCCAGCCTGTTCTACGGCTTCTGCTTTGCCGGCATGGGGCTGCTGATCACCTTCGTGTTCGAGCACGCCTACGAATACACCTCGGCGCTTACCTCCGGCTTCCTGCTGCTCGGCCCTTTCCTTGCGATGGGCCTGTATGAAATCTCGCGCCGGCACGAGCGCGCAGAAGGCTGTGCACTCGGCCCGACGCTGACGGTGTGGCGGCGCAACGCGGGCAACATCGGCCTCTTCGCGGTCGTGCTCGGCATTGTCTTCCTGATCTGGGCACGTGCCTCGCTGGTGGTCTTCGCGCTGTTCTACACCAATGAGATGCCCAACCTGTCCGGCTTCCTGGAGCAGGTGCTGAAGATGGAGAACCTCGAGTTCCTCGCCGTGTACTTCGGCGTCGGCCTGCTGTTCGCCGGCATCGTGTTCGCGGTCAGCGTGGTGTCGATTCCGCTGATGCTGGACCGCAACCAGGACGCGATCACCGCGATGCTGGCGAGCGTGGCCGCGCTCGCGCGCAATCCGGCCGCGATGCTGGTGTGGGCGCTGGTCATCGTTTGCGTCACCGTGCTCGGCTTCCTCACCTTCCACGTCGGGTTGGTGGTGCTGATGCCGCTGATCGGGCACGCCACCTGGCACGCCTACCGCGACCTTGTCGGCCCGCTGCCGTCACAAGGCTGA
- a CDS encoding alpha/beta fold hydrolase: MDIVVNEQPTRVYTGGRSFDRELPTVVLIHGAGHDHSVWNTQARTLAHHGFGVLAPDLPGHGASGGAPLAGIDALADWILALLDTCGVVHASLVGHSMGSLIALAAAARAPERVGSLVLVGSVVPMPVAPPLLQAATAARDQAHRMINQWSFSPTGQLGQAASPGTWQTGLNRRLMERQAPGVLATDLAACNDWTGGQEAAGAVRCPTLLICGERDQMTPPRSVKPLRDALVNVPRGARMITLSGAGHAIMAEAPGAISDALRGFFQHK, translated from the coding sequence ATGGACATCGTCGTCAATGAACAGCCCACCCGCGTCTATACCGGCGGTCGCAGTTTCGACCGCGAACTGCCCACCGTGGTGCTGATCCACGGCGCCGGCCATGACCACAGCGTGTGGAACACCCAGGCCCGCACTCTCGCCCACCACGGCTTCGGGGTGCTCGCGCCCGACCTCCCGGGACACGGCGCCTCGGGCGGCGCGCCGCTGGCCGGCATCGACGCCCTCGCCGACTGGATCCTCGCCCTGCTCGACACCTGCGGCGTGGTCCATGCCAGCCTGGTCGGCCACAGCATGGGGTCGCTGATCGCGCTCGCCGCGGCGGCCCGCGCGCCGGAACGCGTGGGCAGCCTGGTGCTCGTCGGCAGCGTCGTACCGATGCCGGTTGCGCCGCCCCTGCTGCAGGCGGCCACCGCCGCACGCGACCAGGCCCACCGCATGATCAACCAGTGGTCGTTCAGCCCCACCGGCCAGCTCGGCCAGGCCGCCAGCCCCGGCACCTGGCAGACCGGGCTCAACCGCCGGCTGATGGAACGCCAGGCCCCCGGCGTGCTTGCCACCGATCTCGCCGCCTGCAACGACTGGACTGGCGGGCAGGAAGCGGCGGGCGCGGTGCGCTGCCCGACCCTGCTGATATGCGGCGAGCGTGACCAGATGACGCCGCCGCGTTCGGTAAAACCCTTACGCGATGCGCTGGTCAACGTGCCCCGTGGTGCGCGTATGATCACCCTGTCCGGCGCGGGCCACGCGATCATGGCCGAAGCGCCCGGCGCCATCAGCGACGCGCTACGGGGATTCTTCCAACACAAATAA
- a CDS encoding O-acetylhomoserine aminocarboxypropyltransferase, producing MTQSDLFGRETLALHAGQSPDPVHGSRATPIHFTTSYVFSDADQAAALFNLERPGHVYSRISNPTTAVLEERVAALEGGVGAIAVASGQAALHLAITTLMGAGGHIVASRALYGGSHNLLGYTLPRFGIHTTFVDPHDLDAWRAAIRPETRLFFGESVGNPGLDVFDIPAVSALAHQHRLPLLVDATLVSPLLQRPLDLGADLVMHSATKYLGGHGVAVGGVIVDGGRFDWEASGLFPTLTEPYDGFHGMDFAEESPVAAFLLRARREGLRDFGACLSPMNAFQILQGLETLPLRMRAHVANARAVAEHLAAHPLVEKVAYPGLPGHRDHALAARLLPDGCGAVMSFDLKGGREGGRAFIGALRLFSHLANVGDAKSLVIHPASTTHFRMSAADLAAAGIGEGTVRLSVGIENTADLIADLDRGLAAVARLFKE from the coding sequence ATGACCCAATCCGATCTCTTCGGCCGGGAAACGCTCGCCCTGCACGCCGGCCAGTCGCCCGACCCGGTGCACGGCTCGCGCGCCACGCCGATCCACTTCACCACCAGCTACGTCTTCAGCGATGCCGACCAGGCTGCCGCGCTGTTCAATCTCGAACGCCCCGGCCACGTCTATTCGCGCATTTCCAACCCCACCACCGCCGTGCTGGAAGAACGCGTCGCAGCGCTCGAAGGCGGGGTCGGAGCGATCGCGGTGGCCAGCGGTCAGGCCGCACTGCACCTGGCGATCACCACGCTGATGGGCGCCGGCGGCCACATCGTCGCCTCGCGCGCGCTTTACGGCGGCTCGCACAACCTGCTCGGCTACACCCTGCCGCGCTTCGGCATCCACACCACCTTCGTCGATCCGCACGATCTCGACGCCTGGCGCGCCGCCATCCGGCCGGAGACGCGGCTGTTCTTTGGCGAATCGGTCGGCAACCCCGGCCTGGACGTGTTCGACATCCCGGCCGTGTCGGCCCTCGCCCATCAGCACAGGCTGCCGCTGCTGGTGGACGCCACGCTGGTGAGCCCGCTGCTGCAGCGCCCGCTCGACCTCGGCGCGGACCTGGTGATGCACTCGGCCACCAAGTACCTCGGCGGCCACGGCGTTGCCGTCGGCGGCGTCATCGTCGATGGCGGCCGCTTCGACTGGGAGGCCTCGGGCCTCTTCCCGACGCTCACCGAACCCTACGACGGCTTTCACGGCATGGACTTCGCCGAGGAATCGCCGGTCGCGGCCTTCCTGCTGCGTGCACGCCGCGAAGGCCTGCGCGACTTCGGCGCCTGCCTGTCGCCGATGAACGCCTTCCAGATACTGCAGGGCCTGGAAACCCTGCCGCTGCGCATGCGCGCCCACGTCGCCAATGCGCGCGCGGTGGCCGAACACCTCGCCGCCCATCCGCTGGTGGAAAAGGTCGCCTATCCCGGCCTGCCCGGCCACCGCGACCATGCGCTCGCAGCCCGCCTGCTGCCCGACGGCTGTGGCGCGGTGATGTCCTTCGACCTCAAGGGCGGACGCGAAGGCGGCCGCGCCTTCATCGGCGCGCTGCGGCTCTTTTCGCATCTGGCCAATGTCGGCGACGCCAAATCGCTGGTGATCCATCCAGCCAGCACCACCCACTTCCGCATGTCCGCCGCCGATCTCGCCGCGGCCGGCATCGGCGAAGGCACGGTGCGGCTGTCGGTCGGTATCGAAAACACCGCCGACCTGATCGCCGATCTCGACCGCGGCCTCGCCGCGGTGGCGCGCCTGTTCAAGGAGTGA
- a CDS encoding YdcH family protein — protein MNDDAFDEVTSLHARLEALRGEHRDLDDAIARLGAAPADDELLLRRLKKRKLAIKDRITVIERLIEPDELA, from the coding sequence ATGAACGACGACGCTTTCGATGAAGTGACCAGCCTGCACGCCCGGCTCGAGGCGTTGCGCGGCGAGCATCGCGACCTTGACGATGCGATCGCGCGCCTCGGCGCCGCGCCCGCGGACGACGAACTGCTGCTGCGGCGCCTGAAGAAGCGCAAGCTCGCAATCAAAGACCGCATCACCGTCATCGAACGCCTGATCGAGCCCGACGAACTCGCCTGA
- the greB gene encoding transcription elongation factor GreB — MNKAFVKEGEGQDDDEELSPSLRLPPGSKNYMTRRGYDALRVELDQLVRVDRPKLVETVAWAAGNGDRSENGDYIYGKKRLREIDRRIRFLIKRIESAEVVDPERQENVDQVFFGATVTITDADGEDEQTWQIVGVDEANASEGRISWISPLARALLKVKLGETVRFMSPAGPREIEVVDIRYR; from the coding sequence GTGAACAAGGCATTCGTGAAGGAAGGCGAGGGGCAGGACGACGACGAGGAGCTGTCGCCGTCGTTGCGGCTGCCGCCGGGCAGCAAGAACTACATGACGCGGCGCGGCTACGACGCGCTGCGCGTCGAACTCGACCAGTTGGTGCGGGTGGATCGCCCCAAGCTGGTGGAGACCGTGGCGTGGGCGGCCGGCAACGGCGACCGCTCGGAGAACGGCGACTACATCTACGGCAAGAAGCGGCTGCGCGAGATCGACCGCCGCATCCGCTTCCTGATCAAGCGCATCGAGAGCGCCGAAGTGGTCGACCCGGAACGCCAGGAGAACGTGGACCAGGTCTTCTTCGGCGCCACGGTGACGATCACCGATGCCGACGGCGAGGACGAGCAGACCTGGCAGATCGTCGGCGTGGACGAGGCCAATGCCTCGGAGGGGCGGATCAGCTGGATCTCGCCGCTGGCGCGCGCGCTGCTGAAGGTGAAACTGGGCGAGACGGTGCGCTTCATGAGCCCGGCCGGGCCGCGCGAGATTGAGGTGGTGGACATCCGCTACCGGTAA
- the htpG gene encoding molecular chaperone HtpG, giving the protein MSEAQAAAQTLNFQAEVKQLLHLMIHSLYSNREIFLRELVSNASDACDKLRFEALDNAALFEGEGDLKIRIAFDKDAKTITIADNGIGMSRDEAISHLGTIAKSGTKEFFGKLTGDQKKDANLIGQFGVGFYSAFLVADRVTVLTRRAGLPASAGVKWQCSMAGDEAGAYTVEDIDKPGRGTEITLHLRDGQEDLLSSWKLKSLVRKYSDHIVQPIVMKKEEWNEEKSEQVVTDEDETVNQANALWTRSKNDISEDEYKAFYKHVGHDYDEPLAWTHSRVEGRHEYTNLLYVPAHAPFDLWDRNAKHGIKLYVKRVFIMDDAEKLMPTYLRFVRGVVDSADLPLNVSREILQESKDIDTIRAGCTKKVLGLLEDLATSDEAGDKEKYATFWKEFGKVLKEGVGEDFANKEKIAGLLRFASTKADTPDEIVSLKDYIERMKEGQDKIYFVTAETFNAAKNSPHLEVFRKKGIEVLLLSDRVDEWVIGNLTEFDGKPLVSVAKGGLDLGALEDEAEKKEAEKAADDYKDLLEKMKASLGERVKDVKVTLRLTDSPACLVADEHDMGMNLARILKAAGQSAPVSKPILEINPNHPAVLRLKYEEKSFDDWAAVLFDQALLAEGGTLDDPATFVKRINQLMMAMSGN; this is encoded by the coding sequence ATGTCCGAAGCGCAAGCCGCAGCCCAGACCCTCAACTTCCAGGCCGAGGTGAAGCAACTGCTTCACCTGATGATCCACTCGCTCTATTCCAACCGCGAGATCTTCCTGCGCGAACTGGTCTCGAACGCGTCGGACGCCTGCGACAAGCTGCGTTTCGAAGCGCTCGACAACGCCGCGCTGTTCGAGGGCGAAGGTGATCTCAAGATCCGCATCGCCTTCGACAAGGACGCCAAGACCATCACCATCGCCGACAACGGCATCGGCATGAGCCGCGACGAGGCGATCTCCCACCTCGGCACCATCGCCAAGTCGGGCACCAAGGAATTCTTCGGCAAGCTCACCGGCGACCAGAAGAAGGACGCCAACCTCATCGGCCAGTTCGGCGTCGGCTTCTACTCCGCCTTCCTGGTGGCCGACCGCGTTACCGTGCTGACCCGCCGCGCCGGCCTGCCGGCGTCGGCCGGGGTGAAGTGGCAGTGTTCGATGGCGGGCGACGAAGCCGGCGCCTACACCGTGGAGGACATCGACAAGCCCGGCCGCGGCACCGAAATCACGCTGCACCTGCGCGACGGCCAGGAAGACCTGCTGTCGTCGTGGAAGCTGAAGAGCCTGGTGCGCAAGTACTCCGACCACATCGTCCAGCCCATCGTGATGAAGAAGGAGGAGTGGAACGAGGAGAAGAGCGAGCAGGTCGTCACCGACGAGGACGAGACGGTGAACCAGGCCAACGCGCTGTGGACCCGCTCGAAGAACGACATCTCGGAAGACGAGTACAAGGCTTTCTACAAGCATGTCGGCCACGACTACGACGAGCCGCTGGCGTGGACCCATTCGCGCGTCGAAGGCCGCCACGAATACACCAACCTGCTCTACGTGCCGGCGCACGCGCCCTTCGACCTGTGGGACCGCAACGCCAAGCACGGCATCAAGCTGTACGTGAAGCGCGTCTTCATCATGGACGACGCCGAGAAGCTGATGCCCACCTACCTGCGCTTCGTACGCGGGGTGGTCGATTCCGCCGACCTGCCGCTCAACGTGTCGCGCGAGATCCTGCAGGAATCCAAGGACATCGACACCATCCGCGCCGGCTGCACGAAGAAGGTGCTCGGCCTGCTGGAAGACCTCGCCACCAGCGACGAGGCCGGTGACAAGGAGAAGTACGCCACCTTCTGGAAGGAATTCGGCAAGGTGCTGAAGGAAGGCGTGGGCGAGGACTTCGCCAACAAGGAGAAGATCGCCGGCCTGCTGCGCTTCGCCTCCACCAAGGCGGACACGCCGGACGAGATCGTGTCGCTCAAGGACTACATCGAGCGCATGAAGGAAGGCCAGGACAAGATATACTTCGTCACCGCCGAAACCTTCAACGCCGCCAAGAACAGCCCGCACCTCGAAGTCTTCCGCAAGAAGGGCATCGAAGTGCTGCTGCTGTCGGACCGCGTCGATGAATGGGTGATCGGCAACCTCACCGAGTTCGACGGCAAGCCGCTGGTGTCCGTCGCCAAGGGCGGGCTGGATCTGGGCGCGCTGGAAGACGAAGCCGAGAAGAAGGAAGCCGAGAAGGCCGCCGACGACTACAAGGACCTGCTGGAGAAGATGAAGGCCAGCCTCGGCGAGCGCGTCAAGGACGTCAAGGTGACGCTGCGCCTGACCGATTCGCCGGCCTGCTTGGTCGCCGACGAGCACGACATGGGCATGAACCTGGCGCGCATCCTGAAGGCGGCCGGCCAGAGCGCGCCGGTGTCCAAGCCCATTCTCGAGATCAATCCCAACCACCCGGCAGTGCTGCGGCTGAAGTACGAGGAAAAGAGCTTCGACGACTGGGCGGCGGTGCTGTTCGACCAGGCGCTGCTGGCCGAAGGCGGCACGCTGGACGACCCGGCCACCTTTGTGAAGCGCATCAACCAGCTGATGATGGCGATGAGCGGCAACTGA